The following coding sequences are from one Lysinibacillus sp. FSL W8-0992 window:
- a CDS encoding RNA polymerase sigma factor produces MSFEKHTQILSPEQPFEEILELVQPMITSILVKCHIYKDFEYYRHIAAIAVWKAYENADPSKGQYSAYIYTTVKGEILKELTKERRFQDNISLVADDTLNIIRCREEQINRLEECSLVEKIMNQLKEEERKILQLYYLEGYRYEEIAKVLQLSVAAVKKRRTRLMKKLRSHFCQ; encoded by the coding sequence GTGTCATTTGAAAAACATACACAAATTCTTTCGCCAGAGCAGCCATTTGAGGAAATATTAGAATTGGTACAGCCGATGATTACCTCCATTTTAGTAAAGTGCCATATTTACAAAGACTTTGAGTATTATCGTCATATTGCAGCTATTGCCGTGTGGAAAGCTTACGAAAATGCTGATCCTTCGAAGGGGCAATATTCTGCCTATATTTATACAACAGTGAAAGGAGAAATTTTGAAAGAACTCACGAAAGAAAGGCGATTTCAAGACAATATATCATTAGTGGCGGATGACACCTTGAACATTATACGTTGTCGTGAGGAACAAATAAATCGACTAGAAGAGTGCTCATTAGTAGAAAAAATAATGAATCAGTTAAAAGAGGAAGAAAGAAAGATACTGCAACTTTATTACCTAGAAGGTTATAGGTATGAAGAAATAGCTAAAGTACTACAACTATCAGTCGCCGCAGTCAAAAAAAGACGCACTAGACTAATGAAAAAACTGCGTAGTCACTTTTGTCAATAA